One genomic window of Paraburkholderia sp. BL23I1N1 includes the following:
- a CDS encoding mannose-1-phosphate guanylyltransferase/mannose-6-phosphate isomerase: MGHTSMSESEVSDSDIKIVPTEERASAAAVRLVPVVLAGGVGSRLWPVSREQYPKQLIDLLGRDSLLQATVQRMKGFHSDGGTVSTPIIVCGDDHRFVTSEQLRARGIDARIVVEPTRRDTAPALTLAAAAACSDGDDAIIVAMPADHSIENLNAFQSTIALAARHAQRGAIVTLGVPPTRPDTGFGYIKLGTDLSGGAHRIERFVEKPAAELAARYVASGQYWWNSGIFVVRASVWLATLKVIQPAMHDACLLAHAQGTCDGLYFRPGVEAFKSSPSDSIDYAVMERLGSDERLAEGVVVSLDAGWSDLGSWDAVWEALDKDADGNAARGRVVFEGTTSSVAHSQGRLIACVGVTNVVVVETDDAVLVADRSRLQEVKSVVSRMKALQAPEADAHRKVRRPWGYYDSIDRGERFQVKRIVVNPGGRLSLQLHHHRAEHWTVVSGTALVTRGSEEFMLSENQSTFIPLGVTHRLENPGKLPLELIEVQSGSYLGEDDIVRFDDTYGRA, translated from the coding sequence ATGGGTCACACATCGATGAGTGAGTCGGAAGTTAGTGATAGTGATATCAAAATAGTTCCGACGGAAGAGCGCGCCTCTGCAGCGGCTGTGCGACTCGTACCTGTTGTACTTGCGGGAGGAGTGGGTTCGCGACTGTGGCCCGTGTCACGGGAACAATATCCAAAGCAATTGATTGATTTGCTGGGGCGGGATTCGTTACTACAAGCAACTGTGCAACGGATGAAGGGGTTCCATTCCGATGGAGGTACGGTCAGCACGCCGATCATCGTATGCGGCGACGATCACCGCTTCGTTACGTCGGAACAACTCCGGGCAAGAGGAATCGACGCACGCATCGTGGTTGAACCGACGCGACGCGACACGGCACCTGCGCTGACACTTGCCGCTGCGGCGGCATGTTCGGATGGTGACGACGCGATCATTGTTGCAATGCCGGCAGATCATTCGATCGAGAACCTCAATGCCTTCCAGTCGACGATTGCGTTGGCGGCTCGGCATGCGCAGCGCGGCGCGATTGTGACACTGGGCGTGCCGCCGACGCGTCCTGATACGGGCTTTGGTTACATCAAGCTTGGTACTGACCTTAGCGGTGGCGCGCATCGTATTGAGCGATTCGTCGAAAAACCGGCGGCCGAATTGGCCGCGCGGTACGTCGCATCGGGGCAGTACTGGTGGAACAGCGGAATATTCGTTGTGCGGGCGAGCGTATGGCTCGCTACGCTCAAGGTCATACAGCCGGCGATGCACGACGCGTGCTTGTTAGCCCACGCGCAAGGCACTTGCGATGGGTTGTATTTCCGTCCTGGTGTAGAGGCTTTCAAGTCTTCCCCGTCGGACTCGATTGACTACGCGGTGATGGAACGTCTCGGATCGGACGAACGACTCGCGGAAGGCGTGGTGGTATCGCTTGACGCAGGGTGGTCGGATCTTGGGTCCTGGGACGCCGTGTGGGAAGCACTCGACAAGGACGCGGACGGCAACGCTGCGCGCGGACGAGTCGTGTTCGAAGGGACGACGTCCAGCGTCGCCCACTCGCAGGGGCGTCTCATCGCCTGCGTCGGCGTGACCAACGTGGTCGTTGTGGAGACCGACGATGCCGTGCTGGTCGCCGACCGCTCGCGCTTGCAGGAAGTAAAGAGTGTGGTTAGCCGGATGAAAGCGCTGCAAGCTCCCGAGGCCGATGCGCATCGAAAGGTACGGCGCCCATGGGGTTACTACGACTCAATCGATCGCGGTGAGCGCTTTCAGGTAAAGCGGATCGTCGTCAATCCAGGCGGCCGCCTGTCATTGCAATTGCATCACCATCGCGCCGAGCACTGGACTGTGGTAAGTGGCACGGCGCTCGTCACTCGCGGCAGTGAGGAATTTATGCTCAGTGAGAATCAATCGACATTTATTCCGCTGGGTGTGACGCATCGTCTGGAGAATCCGGGCAAGTTGCCACTCGAACTTATCGAAGTGCAGTCCGGATCGTATCTCGGCGAAGACGACATCGTCCGTTTCGATGACACATACGGGCGCGCGTGA